One window of the Bradyrhizobium sp. NP1 genome contains the following:
- the pepT gene encoding peptidase T — MTSPPVFTHTVTERFLRYVVIDTQSDPASPTFPSTEKQKNLGRVLVRELREMGIEDAHLDEFGYVYATIPANTTKHVPVICFCSHMDTSPDCTGRNVRPQVVRNYPGGDIVLPGDRSQVIRAAEHPALAEQIGHDIITTDGTTLLGADNKAGVAEIMDAAHFLVTHPQIKHGTIRILFTPDEEIGRGVDKVDLNKLGADFAYTIDGETAGYIEDETFSADGATIIIDGVSTHPGFAKGKMEHAIKIASAIVAALPKESCSPETTEGRQGFLHPVALSGTLEQARLEFIVRDFDDERLRQKETLLEDIVRDVMKSYPRSSYRMEVREQYRNMKRVIDRHPQIVDYAIEAVRRTGLKPVRGSIRGGTDGSRLSFMGLPCPNIFAGEHAFHSRLEWVSRQDMEKAVQTIVHLSMIWEERA; from the coding sequence GTGACCTCGCCTCCAGTGTTTACCCATACGGTGACCGAGCGCTTCCTGCGCTACGTCGTCATCGATACCCAGTCCGATCCGGCCTCGCCTACGTTCCCTTCCACCGAAAAGCAGAAGAATCTCGGCCGCGTGCTCGTTCGCGAGCTCAGGGAAATGGGAATCGAGGACGCTCATCTCGACGAATTCGGCTACGTCTATGCGACCATCCCGGCCAACACGACGAAGCACGTGCCGGTGATCTGCTTCTGCTCGCACATGGACACGTCGCCCGATTGCACGGGCCGCAACGTCAGGCCGCAGGTCGTGCGCAACTATCCGGGCGGCGACATCGTGCTGCCGGGCGACCGCTCGCAGGTGATCCGCGCCGCCGAGCATCCCGCGCTCGCCGAGCAGATCGGCCATGACATCATCACCACCGACGGCACCACGCTGCTCGGCGCCGACAACAAGGCCGGCGTCGCCGAGATCATGGATGCCGCGCATTTCCTCGTCACCCATCCACAGATCAAGCACGGCACGATCCGGATCCTGTTCACGCCCGATGAGGAAATCGGCCGCGGCGTCGACAAGGTCGACCTCAACAAGCTCGGGGCCGATTTCGCCTACACCATCGACGGCGAGACCGCCGGCTATATCGAGGACGAGACCTTCTCCGCCGACGGCGCCACCATCATCATCGACGGGGTCTCGACCCATCCGGGATTTGCCAAGGGCAAGATGGAGCACGCGATCAAGATCGCCTCCGCGATCGTGGCGGCGCTGCCGAAGGAGAGCTGCTCGCCAGAGACCACCGAAGGCCGGCAAGGCTTTTTGCATCCGGTCGCGCTGTCGGGCACGCTTGAGCAGGCGAGGCTCGAATTCATCGTGCGCGATTTCGACGATGAGCGCTTGAGGCAGAAGGAGACGCTGCTCGAGGACATCGTCAGGGATGTGATGAAGTCCTATCCGCGCTCGAGCTACCGGATGGAGGTGCGGGAGCAATACCGCAACATGAAGCGGGTGATCGACCGCCATCCGCAGATTGTCGATTACGCCATCGAGGCGGTCCGCCGCACCGGCCTCAAGCCGGTGCGCGGCTCGATCCGCGGTGGCACCGACGGCTCGCGGCTGTCCTTCATGGGACTGCCCTGCCCCAACATCTTCGCCGGCGAGCACGCCTTCCATTCGCGGCTCGAATGGGTCAGCCGGCAGGACATGGAAAAGGCGGTGCAGACCATCGTGCATCTTTCGATGATCTGGGAAGAGCGCGCCTGA
- a CDS encoding HU family DNA-binding protein, protein MAKKAATPATVTLKHLAAAIAEDQELSKKQAETILNDMVARITKHLKKGDRIRIVGLGILQVRKRAARMGRNPATGEAIHIKASKKVAFRAAKELKEAV, encoded by the coding sequence ATGGCGAAGAAAGCAGCGACCCCGGCGACTGTCACGCTCAAGCACCTCGCGGCAGCGATCGCCGAGGATCAGGAACTCTCCAAGAAGCAGGCCGAGACGATCCTGAACGACATGGTCGCCCGGATCACTAAGCACCTGAAGAAGGGCGACCGCATCCGCATCGTCGGGCTTGGCATCCTACAGGTGCGCAAGCGCGCCGCCCGGATGGGCCGCAATCCCGCCACCGGCGAAGCGATCCACATCAAGGCCAGCAAGAAGGTGGCCTTCCGCGCCGCCAAGGAGCTCAAGGAAGCCGTCTAA
- a CDS encoding NADH-quinone oxidoreductase subunit A — MGGILQNYLPLVVFIGVAGLIGLVLLIAPFVVAFQQPDPEKLSAYECGFNAFDDARMKFDVRFYLVAILFIIFDLEVAFLFPWAVAFGKLGATGFWSMVVFLAVLTVGFAYEWKKGALEWD; from the coding sequence ATGGGCGGCATCCTCCAGAACTATCTTCCTTTGGTGGTGTTTATCGGAGTGGCGGGCCTGATCGGCCTGGTGCTGCTGATCGCCCCGTTCGTGGTCGCGTTCCAGCAGCCTGACCCCGAAAAGCTTTCGGCGTATGAATGCGGCTTCAACGCCTTCGATGACGCGCGCATGAAGTTCGACGTCCGCTTCTACCTGGTGGCGATCCTCTTCATCATCTTCGATCTCGAAGTCGCCTTCCTGTTCCCGTGGGCGGTGGCGTTCGGCAAGCTCGGCGCCACCGGCTTCTGGTCGATGGTGGTGTTCCTCGCGGTGCTCACCGTCGGCTTCGCCTACGAATGGAAGAAAGGGGCGCTCGAATGGGATTGA
- a CDS encoding NADH-quinone oxidoreductase subunit B, with translation MGLSPVIAPAPTGILDPATGMPVGANDPYFREVNHELSDKGFFVAAADDLITWARTGSLMWMTFGLACCAVEMMQVSMPRYDVERFGFAPRASPRQSDVMIVAGTLTNKMAPALRKVYDQMPEPRYVISMGSCANGGGYYHYSYSVVRGCDRIVPIDIYVPGCPPTAEALLYGVLLLQKKIRRIGTIER, from the coding sequence ATGGGATTGAGCCCTGTGATCGCGCCGGCGCCAACCGGCATCCTCGATCCCGCCACCGGCATGCCGGTCGGCGCCAACGACCCGTATTTCCGCGAGGTCAATCACGAGCTGTCCGACAAGGGCTTCTTCGTTGCCGCGGCCGACGACCTCATCACCTGGGCGCGCACCGGCTCCTTGATGTGGATGACCTTCGGGCTCGCCTGCTGCGCGGTCGAGATGATGCAGGTGTCGATGCCGCGCTATGACGTCGAGCGCTTCGGCTTCGCCCCGCGCGCCTCGCCGCGGCAGTCGGACGTGATGATCGTCGCCGGCACGCTGACCAACAAGATGGCGCCGGCGCTGCGCAAGGTCTACGACCAGATGCCGGAGCCGCGCTACGTCATCTCGATGGGCTCCTGCGCCAATGGCGGCGGCTACTATCACTATTCCTACTCGGTCGTGCGCGGCTGCGACCGCATCGTGCCGATCGACATCTACGTGCCCGGGTGCCCGCCGACGGCGGAAGCGCTGCTCTACGGCGTGTTGCTGCTGCAGAAGAAGATCCGGCGCATCGGCACGATCGAACGCTAA
- a CDS encoding NADH-quinone oxidoreductase subunit C, whose amino-acid sequence MDDAKLDALGQTIVGALPGAATAHSVAFNQLTVTVEAGRIVEVAKYLRDDPACRFVNLTDVTAVDYPGREKRFDVVYHLLSPTLNARIRVRAEADETTQVPSIIDVFPGADWFERETYDLYGVIFVGHPDMRRLLTDYGFEGHPLRKDFPLTGFVEVRYDDQEKRVLYEPVRLNQEFRKFDFMSPWEGADYPVLPGDEKAGPKQ is encoded by the coding sequence ATGGATGACGCCAAGCTCGACGCCCTGGGGCAGACGATTGTTGGTGCGCTTCCGGGCGCGGCAACCGCGCATTCGGTCGCGTTCAACCAGCTCACCGTGACGGTCGAAGCCGGCCGGATCGTCGAGGTCGCGAAATATCTGCGCGATGATCCGGCCTGCCGCTTCGTCAACCTGACCGACGTCACTGCGGTGGACTATCCCGGCCGCGAGAAGCGGTTCGACGTGGTCTATCACCTCTTGTCGCCGACGCTGAATGCGCGGATCAGGGTGCGCGCGGAGGCCGACGAGACCACGCAGGTGCCGTCGATCATCGACGTCTTTCCCGGCGCCGACTGGTTCGAGCGCGAGACCTACGATCTCTACGGCGTGATCTTCGTCGGCCACCCGGACATGCGGCGTCTGCTGACCGATTACGGCTTCGAAGGCCACCCGCTGCGCAAGGACTTTCCGCTCACGGGCTTCGTCGAGGTCCGCTACGACGACCAGGAGAAGCGGGTGCTCTACGAGCCGGTGCGCCTCAACCAGGAATTCCGCAAGTTCGATTTCATGTCGCCGTGGGAAGGTGCCGACTATCCTGTCCTTCCAGGTGACGAGAAGGCGGGCCCCAAGCAGTGA
- a CDS encoding NADH-quinone oxidoreductase subunit D — MNEQPQNLRNFTINFGPQHPAAHGVLRLVLELDGEVVERVDPHIGLLHRGTEKLIEHKTYLQAIPYFDRLDYVAPMNQEHAFCLAAEKLLGIEVPRRGQLIRVLYCEIGRLLSHLLNVTTQAMDVGALTPPLWGFEEREKLMVFYERASGSRMHAAYFRVGGVHQDLPPKLIDDIEAFCDPFLKVVDDLDRLLTGNRIFKQRNVDIGVVTLKQAWEWGFSGVMVRGSGAAWDLRKAQPYECYAEMDFDIPIGKNGDCYDRYLIRMEEMRQSVRIMKQCIQKLRAADGQGPVAVQDQKIFPPRRAQMKRSMEALIHHFKLYTEGFHVPAGEVYVAVEAPKGEFGVYLVSDGTNKPYKCKIRAPGFAHLQAMDFICRGHLLADVSAILGSLDIVFGEVDR, encoded by the coding sequence ATGAACGAGCAACCGCAAAACCTCCGCAACTTCACCATCAATTTCGGGCCGCAGCACCCGGCGGCGCACGGCGTGCTGCGCCTGGTGCTGGAGCTCGACGGCGAGGTCGTCGAGCGCGTCGATCCGCACATCGGCTTGCTACATCGCGGCACCGAGAAGCTGATCGAGCACAAGACCTACCTGCAGGCGATTCCCTATTTCGACCGGCTCGACTACGTCGCGCCGATGAACCAGGAGCACGCCTTCTGTCTTGCCGCCGAAAAGCTGCTCGGCATCGAGGTGCCGCGCCGCGGCCAATTGATCCGCGTGCTCTACTGCGAGATCGGCAGGTTGCTGTCGCATCTGCTCAACGTCACCACGCAGGCGATGGACGTCGGCGCGCTCACCCCGCCGCTCTGGGGGTTTGAAGAGCGCGAGAAGCTCATGGTGTTCTATGAGCGCGCCTCCGGCTCGCGCATGCACGCCGCTTATTTCCGCGTCGGCGGCGTCCACCAGGACCTGCCGCCGAAGCTGATCGACGACATCGAGGCATTCTGCGATCCGTTCCTGAAGGTGGTCGACGACCTCGACCGCCTGCTCACCGGCAACCGCATCTTCAAGCAGCGCAACGTCGACATCGGCGTGGTGACGCTGAAGCAGGCCTGGGAGTGGGGCTTTTCCGGCGTGATGGTGCGCGGCTCGGGGGCGGCGTGGGATCTGCGCAAGGCGCAACCCTACGAGTGCTACGCCGAGATGGATTTCGACATCCCCATCGGCAAGAACGGCGACTGCTACGACCGTTATCTGATCCGCATGGAAGAGATGCGCCAGTCCGTGCGCATCATGAAGCAGTGCATCCAGAAGCTGCGCGCGGCGGACGGGCAGGGACCGGTGGCGGTGCAGGACCAGAAGATCTTCCCGCCGCGGCGCGCCCAGATGAAGCGCTCGATGGAAGCCCTGATCCATCACTTCAAGCTCTACACCGAGGGCTTTCATGTCCCGGCCGGCGAGGTCTATGTCGCCGTGGAAGCGCCGAAAGGCGAGTTCGGCGTCTATCTGGTCTCCGACGGCACCAACAAGCCCTACAAGTGCAAGATCCGCGCGCCGGGCTTTGCCCACCTGCAGGCGATGGATTTCATCTGCAGGGGTCATCTCCTCGCCGACGTCTCCGCGATTCTCGGCTCGCTCGACATCGTGTTCGGTGAGGTCGACCGATGA
- a CDS encoding FkbM family methyltransferase — MGQAPIQFDRASGALAGANLWERTAALALATGSKISSHFSHRGYISCANLLRKTLPERNIAIKLNADATFEFPYGDGYWSKLLNRSYHYEDEIELLFRHSADVDYTLIDCGANYGYWSVLVSSSPFGAHRAIAIEPSSQNFPKLANNAAVNGNRFEVMKCAIGASRGTARLTGTKHEAFSIAGDPADDGEEVPVIALDNLVDDGKVSAGGKFLIKLDVEGVEIEAIKGGARLLDADSVIICEEHGNDPDHTVSRYILEQTPLELLVYDPRSRRMETVTELSILDRIKVSAHVGYNVFGTASRFWQDRIDALNASAARRMQ; from the coding sequence ATGGGGCAGGCGCCGATCCAGTTCGACCGCGCTTCGGGGGCTCTCGCGGGAGCAAACCTCTGGGAGCGGACGGCTGCGCTGGCGCTGGCGACGGGATCGAAGATCTCCTCGCATTTCTCGCATCGCGGCTACATCTCCTGCGCAAATTTGCTGCGCAAGACGCTGCCCGAGCGCAACATCGCGATCAAGCTGAATGCCGATGCCACCTTCGAGTTTCCCTATGGCGACGGCTACTGGAGCAAGCTGCTCAACCGCTCCTATCACTACGAAGACGAGATCGAGCTCCTGTTCCGCCATTCGGCCGATGTCGACTACACGCTGATCGATTGCGGCGCCAATTATGGCTACTGGTCGGTGCTGGTCTCGAGCAGCCCGTTCGGCGCGCACCGCGCCATCGCGATCGAGCCGTCGTCGCAGAATTTTCCAAAGCTCGCCAACAACGCCGCGGTCAACGGCAACCGTTTCGAGGTCATGAAGTGCGCGATTGGTGCTTCGCGTGGCACCGCGCGTCTGACCGGCACCAAGCACGAGGCCTTCAGCATCGCCGGTGATCCGGCCGACGACGGCGAGGAAGTGCCCGTCATCGCGCTCGACAATCTGGTCGACGACGGCAAGGTTTCCGCCGGCGGCAAATTCCTGATCAAGCTCGACGTCGAGGGCGTCGAGATCGAGGCCATCAAGGGTGGTGCGCGGCTGCTTGACGCCGACAGCGTCATCATCTGCGAAGAGCACGGCAACGACCCCGATCATACGGTGTCGCGCTACATCCTCGAACAGACGCCGCTCGAGCTGCTCGTCTACGATCCGCGCTCCCGGCGCATGGAAACCGTCACCGAGCTTTCGATCCTCGATCGCATCAAGGTTTCCGCCCACGTCGGCTACAACGTCTTTGGCACCGCGAGCCGGTTCTGGCAGGACCGGATCGACGCCCTCAACGCCAGCGCCGCGCGCCGCATGCAATGA
- the nuoE gene encoding NADH-quinone oxidoreductase subunit NuoE, giving the protein MSVRRLAPKELQPASFTFTEENLAFAKKEIAKYPPGRQASAAIAILWRVQEQHEGWVSEAAIRAVADLLDMPHIRVMEIATFYTMFQLAPVGKKAHVQVCGTTPCRLRGAADLIQVCQSRIHHDPFHVSKDGNFSWEEVECLGACVNAPMVLIGKDTYEDLTRESFGKVLDGFASDNPPKPGPQNGRQFSAPATGPTTLKEVT; this is encoded by the coding sequence ATGTCCGTCCGCCGCCTAGCCCCGAAGGAATTGCAGCCCGCGAGCTTCACGTTCACGGAGGAGAACCTCGCCTTCGCGAAGAAGGAGATCGCCAAATATCCGCCGGGCCGCCAGGCCTCCGCCGCGATCGCGATCCTGTGGCGGGTGCAGGAGCAGCACGAGGGCTGGGTCTCGGAGGCCGCGATCCGTGCGGTCGCCGACCTGCTCGACATGCCCCATATCCGCGTCATGGAGATCGCGACTTTCTACACCATGTTCCAGCTCGCGCCGGTGGGCAAGAAGGCCCATGTCCAGGTCTGCGGCACCACACCCTGTCGCCTGCGTGGGGCGGCCGATCTCATCCAGGTCTGCCAGAGCCGGATTCATCACGATCCCTTCCACGTCTCCAAGGACGGCAATTTCAGCTGGGAAGAGGTCGAGTGCCTGGGCGCCTGCGTGAACGCGCCAATGGTCCTGATCGGCAAGGACACCTATGAGGACCTGACCCGGGAAAGCTTCGGCAAGGTGCTCGACGGCTTCGCGTCGGACAATCCGCCGAAGCCCGGTCCGCAGAACGGCCGGCAGTTTTCGGCGCCGGCCACGGGGCCGACCACGCTGAAGGAAGTGACATGA